Below is a window of Mycobacterium dioxanotrophicus DNA.
GGGACACCGACGGCCTCCACGGTGGCGGCCCGGAACAGGGCGCCGTTGAACAGCGACGCGATACCGGGCAGGAGATCACCGGAGACGGAGGAGTCCTCGGCCTGCAGCTCCGAGACCAGCCTGCGCCACATCAGGCCGCGGCGCAGCGGGAATGCCAGCCGCCGGGGATCGTCGAGGTTGCACACCATCGGGGACACCTCGGCCAGGCAGTGCTGCTCGGCGCACGCCAGCAGCGTGGCCAATACGGTGGCGTCGGCGGGGCGGCCGTCGTCGTCGGCCAGCCAGATCCAATCGGACCCCAACGCCAGTGCGTGCAGCATGCCGAGCGCGAAACCGCCTGCGCCACCGAGGTTGCGGCGCGAGCCGAGATAAGTCGAGGGCACCGGTTGGCCGGCCACCAGTTCCCGCACGGCGGGGTCGTCGTCGTTGTCGACGACGATGAGATGGTCCGGACGACGCTCCTGGGTCACCACCGCGTCCAGCGACTTGGCCAGCAGTTCGCGTCGCCGGTGGGTGACGATCACCGCGGTCACGCGCTCAGTTGGTGCCACGCGCGGATTCCTCCAACACCTCACGCACCGTGCGCGCGGCATCCTCACCCTCATAGGAGCGGACGACCTCTTCGATGCCACCGGTCATCTTGATGGTGCCGTGGTCGATCCACATCGCCGTCTTGCACAACCGGGCCAGGAACTCGTTGGAATGGCTTGCGAACACCAGGATTCCCGAGCGCTCGACCAGGCTCTGCAACCGCGACTGGGCCTTCTTCAAGAAGTCCGCGTCGACCGCGCCGATGCCCTCGTCGAGCAGCAGGATCTCGGGGTCGATGCTCGTCACGACACCCATCGCCAGCCGGACCCGCATACCGGTCGAGTACGTGCGCAGCGGCATCGACAGGTATTCACCCAGCTCGGTGAACTCGGCGATCTCGTCGACCTTGGCCAGCATCTGCTTGCGGGTCTGCCCGAGGAACAGCCCGCGGATGATGATGTTCTCGTAGCCGGAGATCTCCGGGTCCATGCCGACGCCCAGGTCGAACACCGGTGCCACCCGGCCGCGGACCGTGGCCGAACCTCGGGTGGGCTCGTAGATACCCGAAAGCAGGCGCAGCAGGGTCGATTTCCCGGCGCCGTTGTGGCCGACCAGCCCCACCCGGTCGCCCATCTCCAGCGACATCGTGATGTCGCGCAGCGCCTCGATGACGACGACGTTGGACTGGTTGCGCCCGATGGCGCCGCCGGCCTTGCCGAGGAACGCCTTCTTCAGCGAGCGCGTCTTGGCGTCGAAGATGGGGAACTCGACCCACGCGTCGCGCGTGGAAATGTGTGGATCAGACAACAGCGGAACCTACAGGTACTGTCCGGTGCCCGGGTGCGCCGTCCCGCCGCGCGGGCCGCCCGGTCCGGCCATGCCCGGGGGCAGTGCGCCCTGGCGCATCTGTTCCAGCTGGGCGCGTGCGGCCATCTGCTGAGCGAACAGCGCGGTCTGGATGCCGTGGAAGAGTCCCTCCAGCCAGCCGACCAGCTGGGCCTGCGCGATGCGCAGCTCGGCGTCCGACGGGATCGAGTCCTCGGTGAACGGCAGCGTCAGCCGCTCCAGTTCCTCGCGCAGCTCGGGGGCCAGCCCGTCCTCGAGCTCCCGGATGCTGGTCCGGTGGATGTCGCGGAGCCGGTTGCGGCTGGCGTCGTCGAGCGGAGCGGCGCGCACCTCCTCGAGCAGCTGCTTGATCATCGTGCCGATGCGCATCACCTTGGCCGGCTGCTCGACGAGGTCGGTCAGCGATTTGCCGTCGGCTTCGGCGTCCGCGTCCTGATCGACGTCGCCCGGCAGGATCTCGATGTTGTCGTCATCGGGGTTGATGCTCATGACCTTCCCGTCGTCTGTTGGTCTCCGCGCCAGCGGTAGATGCGGTCTTTGCCGTTGTCGTAGATCTTCTCCCACGACTTCGACTTGTCTAGCGACACTAGCCCGTCGGGCATGGTGAACCCGCGCACCACCGGTGTGCTGGTCAGTACGTACTTGATGTTGAGGGCCTTGACGGCCTCGGCAACCCGCGGATCGGTGTCAGCATCATCGGCGTATGCCCAGAAAATGAACCGGTTATACCCAGGGCCCTGCTGCACCGGGTAGTCGTAGTGGGTCCACAGCGGGTGCAGCCCGGCGATCGCGTACATCCAGGCGCTGCCGTCGGTATTGGCGTCGCCGATCACTGTGCTGCGCGCGTCGGGCAGGCCGGCCAGGTATGCGAATGCGCGTAGTTTGTGGTCGGCGACCATCACAGAGTCGTACTTGTCGCCGAACAGGAACCGGTGCCGCGGGAAGTAGTGCCAGGCCAGCCCGACCGTGGCGGCGACCAGCACGACGCCTGCGG
It encodes the following:
- the wzt gene encoding galactan export ABC transporter ATP-binding subunit Wzt/RfbE, which codes for MSDPHISTRDAWVEFPIFDAKTRSLKKAFLGKAGGAIGRNQSNVVVIEALRDITMSLEMGDRVGLVGHNGAGKSTLLRLLSGIYEPTRGSATVRGRVAPVFDLGVGMDPEISGYENIIIRGLFLGQTRKQMLAKVDEIAEFTELGEYLSMPLRTYSTGMRVRLAMGVVTSIDPEILLLDEGIGAVDADFLKKAQSRLQSLVERSGILVFASHSNEFLARLCKTAMWIDHGTIKMTGGIEEVVRSYEGEDAARTVREVLEESARGTN
- a CDS encoding bacterial proteasome activator family protein, yielding MSINPDDDNIEILPGDVDQDADAEADGKSLTDLVEQPAKVMRIGTMIKQLLEEVRAAPLDDASRNRLRDIHRTSIRELEDGLAPELREELERLTLPFTEDSIPSDAELRIAQAQLVGWLEGLFHGIQTALFAQQMAARAQLEQMRQGALPPGMAGPGGPRGGTAHPGTGQYL
- the glfT1 gene encoding galactofuranosyltransferase GlfT1 gives rise to the protein MAPTERVTAVIVTHRRRELLAKSLDAVVTQERRPDHLIVVDNDDDPAVRELVAGQPVPSTYLGSRRNLGGAGGFALGMLHALALGSDWIWLADDDGRPADATVLATLLACAEQHCLAEVSPMVCNLDDPRRLAFPLRRGLMWRRLVSELQAEDSSVSGDLLPGIASLFNGALFRAATVEAVGVPDLRLFVRGDEVELHRRLVRSGLPFGTCLTASYLHPCGTDEFKPILGGRMHTQYPDDETKRFFTYRNRGYLLAQPGLRKLLPQEWVRFGWYFLVSRRDPAGLREWIRLRRLGRRERFGRTGQ